In the genome of Cystobacter ferrugineus, one region contains:
- a CDS encoding cytochrome c, which translates to MKNTPLRIPLVLVGFLSAGFSFHALAAEPEPQKAAPSKKPKADKPKAEAAKESPPSSLGKPDYLPEQARSLLRQKMERHGQDARDLMYGVTLLQYDVARAAAKHISAEPRIIRPLPGGEADLNALLPERFFVLQDEARLRARAVSEAAEKRDDKALAESYGRLVETCVACHSTYLNHR; encoded by the coding sequence ATGAAGAACACTCCTCTACGCATCCCCCTCGTGCTCGTGGGCTTCCTGTCCGCGGGTTTCTCCTTCCACGCCCTCGCCGCGGAGCCCGAGCCCCAGAAGGCCGCCCCGTCCAAGAAGCCCAAGGCGGACAAGCCCAAGGCCGAGGCCGCCAAGGAGTCGCCACCCTCCTCGTTGGGCAAGCCGGACTATCTGCCCGAGCAGGCCCGGTCCCTGCTGCGCCAGAAGATGGAGCGGCACGGCCAGGACGCGCGCGATCTCATGTATGGCGTGACGTTGCTCCAGTACGACGTCGCGCGCGCCGCGGCCAAACACATCTCCGCCGAGCCCCGGATCATCCGGCCGCTGCCCGGTGGCGAGGCGGATCTCAACGCGCTGCTGCCCGAGCGTTTCTTCGTCCTCCAGGATGAGGCCCGCCTGCGCGCCCGTGCCGTGAGCGAGGCCGCGGAGAAGCGGGACGACAAGGCGCTCGCGGAGAGCTACGGACGTCTCGTGGAGACGTGCGTGGCGTGTCACTCGACGTATCTCAACCACCGGTGA
- a CDS encoding c-type cytochrome: MRKRSNRMPLVLPLSHTLLLSMAVALAGCSEKKEAATSTSGNAAPAQAPRPPEQLFTSLKCHNCHGEGSMFAPALVNARSKPDETVAMWILDAQKVRPGTGMPSYADLMSTQEALSLARWIKAGNPAAAATP; encoded by the coding sequence ATGCGCAAGCGCTCCAACCGCATGCCCCTCGTCCTTCCGCTGTCCCACACGCTGCTCTTGTCGATGGCCGTGGCCCTCGCGGGTTGCTCGGAGAAGAAGGAGGCGGCGACCTCCACGTCCGGAAACGCCGCCCCCGCCCAGGCTCCGCGGCCTCCGGAGCAGCTCTTCACCAGCTTGAAGTGCCACAACTGCCACGGAGAGGGCTCCATGTTCGCCCCCGCCCTCGTCAACGCGCGGAGCAAGCCCGACGAGACGGTCGCCATGTGGATCCTCGACGCCCAGAAGGTCCGGCCCGGAACGGGGATGCCCAGCTACGCGGACCTCATGTCCACCCAGGAGGCCCTCTCGCTGGCGCGCTGGATCAAGGCGGGCAACCCCGCGGCGGCGGCGACTCCCTGA
- a CDS encoding B3/B4 domain-containing protein, giving the protein MYLKVSEEMAQRYPDLRISFITVRGMDNTGESPELVAELREAEAAFRTRVPDANALGEDPRIRAWQEAYQSFKVNPKKFRPSAEALLRRVVKGDPVPWISKAVNAYLLAELSYLLPVGGYDVKGVNGDVTLRLSPGNESFTAIGAAQAETTDAGEVVYADDAKVLTRRWNFRDCDQAKVEAASRDIALFVEAPSATVRTEDLVGLVELIGQKIQRYCGGTIRTGLLDARQTRAIALPFEG; this is encoded by the coding sequence ATGTACCTGAAAGTGTCCGAGGAGATGGCGCAGCGCTACCCCGACCTGCGCATCAGCTTCATCACGGTGCGGGGCATGGACAACACGGGCGAGAGCCCGGAGCTGGTGGCCGAGCTGCGCGAGGCGGAAGCGGCCTTCCGCACCCGGGTGCCGGACGCCAACGCGCTCGGCGAGGATCCCCGCATCCGGGCCTGGCAGGAGGCGTACCAGAGCTTCAAGGTGAATCCGAAGAAGTTCCGGCCCAGCGCCGAGGCCCTGTTGCGCCGCGTGGTGAAGGGCGACCCGGTGCCGTGGATCAGCAAGGCCGTCAACGCGTACCTGCTCGCGGAGCTGTCCTACCTGCTGCCGGTGGGGGGCTACGACGTGAAGGGCGTGAACGGCGACGTGACCTTGCGGCTGTCTCCGGGCAACGAGTCCTTCACCGCCATCGGCGCCGCCCAGGCGGAGACCACCGACGCGGGCGAGGTCGTCTACGCGGATGACGCCAAGGTGCTCACGCGCCGCTGGAACTTCCGCGACTGCGATCAGGCCAAGGTGGAGGCCGCCTCGCGCGACATCGCGCTCTTCGTGGAGGCGCCCTCCGCCACCGTGCGCACCGAGGACCTGGTGGGCCTGGTGGAGCTGATCGGCCAGAAGATCCAGCGCTACTGCGGAGGCACCATTCGCACCGGGCTGCTCGACGCGCGCCAGACGCGCGCCATCGCCCTGCCCTTCGAGGGCTGA
- a CDS encoding cupin domain-containing protein yields the protein MMRTALLSALLCVGVGCARVSSNQPVRYVVDGARAPTFRIAQGKGTALLLLNEETGARAASMGVLELQGGGTVPEHVHADSVEMLYVEEGGAEMTIEGQTMSVRQGDAVYIPAGLRHSARVAESTPRFRSVQVYVGPGPEARFRQGEPVTPAVSP from the coding sequence ATGATGCGCACCGCGCTTCTGTCGGCCTTGCTGTGTGTGGGCGTGGGCTGTGCCCGCGTCTCCTCCAACCAACCCGTGCGCTACGTGGTGGACGGCGCGCGCGCCCCCACCTTCCGCATCGCCCAGGGCAAGGGCACCGCGCTGTTGCTCCTCAACGAGGAGACCGGCGCCCGTGCCGCCTCGATGGGCGTGTTGGAGCTCCAGGGAGGAGGCACGGTGCCCGAGCACGTCCACGCGGACAGCGTGGAGATGCTCTACGTGGAGGAGGGCGGGGCGGAGATGACCATCGAGGGACAGACGATGTCCGTGCGCCAGGGCGATGCCGTCTACATCCCCGCGGGCCTGCGCCACTCGGCCCGGGTGGCCGAGAGCACGCCGCGCTTCCGCTCCGTGCAGGTGTACGTGGGTCCGGGCCCGGAGGCGCGCTTCCGCCAGGGCGAGCCCGTGACGCCCGCTGTCTCTCCGTAG